From the Fusarium oxysporum Fo47 chromosome X, complete sequence genome, the window TTgcttgaggatgaagaatcGTAGAGAATCATGATGGGGTAGCTTTAAAGCTGGAACAACCATCACCATGAAACACCCCGCGATCTATAATCGTTCCTGCGTCGACTTCGACATCTAATATAGGGGCTAGGTGAAGGAGTATAATGCCTTGtactaaaataatactattaacTGTAGTACTATATTCATCAGAGTAGAGCAGAAAACTTTCATTGATATTAGTTACTCAAGGACGAATACGGAAGGCCTTTCAGAATCAGGGCAGAAATGTTAATCTGGTATTTCAATCATGCCTCGACGGGCGTAGGCCTTAGTCTTCTCTAGAACACGAGCTCAAGGTCGATCAATGCAGTCACTTATCAATAAAAGTTAGAAAAAACAAAGAGTAAACAATGCGGTTACAGCTTGCGTTGAAGCTCTACAACCCCCTGGGCTGGGCGTATTCCAAGAGTACTTGATCgttcatcaacctcctctGACAACTCTCCTCCAAGCAAACACACACTTCGACGCCTTCGTCGTCTGTCGCATCATTCACCTTCGCTCGGCTGGGATACAGTAAAACAAAACCTTCAAAAGCTGGACTCGGCCACCTGAGCGCTTTGGGCAGTCCAAAGCCGAAATCATGCGTCTCATACGCTGTCATGCCTTGCCAGCTGGACGCACCAAAATCCATACCCAGAAACGAGTTAATACTGATCTCAAGCCACCGCTTGTCCTCGTGTCCGGCAACCCACTCAAGGAGGCTCGTAAGGTACTCTGGAGTCATGGCTTTAATTGATGCTCGCACCTCGGTCGCGAGCCTGGACAGATTCCCTGTGATGATGTCATTGACAGTCAACGGCTCGCAGCGTGCCGCAGCAGCGCCGACGCCCAAGAAACGCTCAGGCAGGGGCGGGTTCCATACTTTTCTCGTGTCGACGGCGTGGACCAGAGTAGCCTTGGACTCCAAGTCGGGGTTGAGCATCTCCAGCTTCGAGCGCGTCACACTGCTCCAGAGTACAGCAATAATTGCATCATAGGTGGAGATCCAGTTGTTAACACCTTCGCTAGATGCTTTGGTCTTGAGCAAATCAATCTTGCTTTTGGAAAAGTGCCACATCTGTGCCATCAAGGATGGCATTTTGAAGCcggctggtggtggtgtcaTTGGGCCACCCGCATCCCGTACTACAGCAAGAGTTTTTTCGAGTTCCTCCATCCGAACACGTGTTGGGCTTTCGACATCCAATGGAGTTCCGTGTACGCTGAAATGCTGTTTTGCAGGGATGAATGGGGCTCCCTTTGCCGCAGCAGAACTGTTCTCTGCCCAGGTGGTTAGGAACCCATCACATCCTGGACCGTC encodes:
- a CDS encoding transferase family-domain-containing protein produces the protein MSSPASLPIELRIHPTRWKSGPESERYPLSLMGHIMPKVYVLVTEVFALPNLTDNNVTVQNMTAGLEFAISQFPILAGVLEMDTATGRMWVARQRDSTVSLHVKYMLREGEFPSYKELAEKEFPASSLAGSQLLPDFVTAKQLHSPLGNNNEKGIAVAAFKLNFIRGGLIIGLAIHHPVSDGPGCDGFLTTWAENSSAAAKGAPFIPAKQHFSVHGTPLDVESPTRVRMEELEKTLAVVRDAGGPMTPPPAGFKMPSLMAQMWHFSKSKIDLLKTKASSEGVNNWISTYDAIIAVLWSSVTRSKLEMLNPDLESKATLVHAVDTRKVWNPPLPERFLGVGAAAARCEPLTVNDIITGNLSRLATEVRASIKAMTPEYLTSLLEWVAGHEDKRWLEISINSFLGMDFGASSWQGMTAYETHDFGFGLPKALRWPSPAFEGFVLLYPSRAKVNDATDDEGVEVCVCLEESCQRRLMNDQVLLEYAQPRGL